A genome region from Myxococcales bacterium includes the following:
- a CDS encoding M20/M25/M40 family metallo-hydrolase, producing the protein MQKFNKTLLEEILSLPTMSFHETAVATFVRIYSAAIGLKVDEDRFGNILVKYKGGSGRPVTFTAHMDHPGFEIVSSSGKKGTAALWGRVDVKFFSGSSVAIHTERAKIKGKIGKLIKSKKYFGKPCFEISSDEEFSEGDFGHYDLPGFKQKKDILHARAADNLASVAAILELMTRLVAKKSKSNVCGLFTRAEEAGFIGAFGAIEAGTVSAKDPIIVMECSSAPGGKVDIGGGPVIRSGDAQSSYDPAVEAWLIDCAASAKSRSKGFKSQRALLKGGRCEACVYVAEGFPVGGLALALGNYHNHGPKGYAAEYISACDYENMILLMEEVAASPMPKNIFKKKLAPLWKNYRDLKKKL; encoded by the coding sequence ATGCAAAAATTCAACAAGACCCTTCTTGAAGAGATCCTGTCGCTCCCCACAATGAGTTTCCATGAAACCGCAGTGGCGACATTCGTAAGAATCTATTCTGCAGCGATAGGCCTTAAAGTCGATGAAGATCGCTTCGGCAATATACTTGTCAAATACAAGGGCGGTTCGGGAAGGCCGGTTACATTCACAGCGCACATGGACCATCCCGGATTCGAAATCGTATCCTCATCAGGAAAGAAGGGGACCGCCGCCCTGTGGGGGCGCGTCGACGTAAAGTTCTTTTCAGGATCAAGCGTAGCGATCCATACGGAGAGAGCTAAGATCAAGGGGAAGATTGGAAAGCTCATCAAATCCAAAAAATATTTTGGCAAGCCATGCTTCGAAATCTCATCGGATGAAGAATTTTCGGAAGGCGATTTCGGGCATTACGATCTCCCCGGTTTCAAACAGAAGAAAGATATCCTCCATGCCAGAGCGGCGGACAACCTCGCCAGCGTAGCAGCGATATTGGAACTCATGACGAGGCTGGTCGCCAAAAAATCCAAGTCGAATGTCTGCGGCCTCTTTACGCGTGCGGAGGAAGCCGGCTTCATCGGCGCCTTCGGTGCCATCGAGGCCGGAACAGTTTCCGCTAAGGATCCCATAATAGTCATGGAATGCAGCTCCGCGCCCGGAGGCAAGGTCGATATCGGCGGAGGGCCTGTAATCAGGTCCGGCGATGCCCAGAGTTCCTACGACCCCGCGGTTGAGGCGTGGCTGATCGACTGTGCAGCCTCGGCAAAATCCAGATCGAAGGGATTCAAAAGCCAACGGGCGCTTCTAAAAGGCGGCCGCTGCGAAGCATGCGTATATGTTGCGGAAGGCTTCCCTGTCGGCGGGCTGGCGCTGGCACTTGGCAACTATCACAACCACGGCCCGAAGGGATACGCTGCGGAATACATCTCGGCATGCGACTATGAAAACATGATTTTACTCATGGAAGAGGTCGCCGCATCCCCGATGCCCAAGAATATCTTCAAGAAAAAACTCGCCCCGCTATGGAAAAATTACAGGGATCTGAAAAAGAAATTATAA
- a CDS encoding tryptophanase, with the protein MVRKVVPYKIKIVEPIALLSREDREAKISEAGLNIFRLRSKHVYIDLLTDSGTGALSQEQLSQMMIGDESYAGSESFFRLEKAIRDIMHLPYVIPVHQGRAAEQVLDFTLVREGQVVPGNTHFDTTKAHIEFRGGRTIDCTIAEGRDSTVMYPFKGNIDMNLLEHAYKKYGREKISYVLITVTCNSGGGQPVSMENIRQVSSFCAEKGLRLFFDAARFAENAYFIQQREPGYADKSIKGIVREMFSYVEGCTMSAKKDGLVPIGGFLALRDEKLYEEMKPTDILFEGFYTYGGMSGMNMDAMAQGLCEVVEESYLAHRIGQTSYLGEELTKRDVPIVRPVGGHAVFIDGRRFFPNVPESEFPAQLLVVELYREGGVRAVEVGSCLAGRDPDSGDNIRPALDLCRLTIPRRVYTEEHFDYVADVVDEVFKKQRSRKRGLGFDVETKGIRHFTSTFKEL; encoded by the coding sequence ATGGTCAGAAAAGTCGTCCCATATAAGATCAAGATCGTAGAGCCGATAGCGCTGCTATCCCGCGAGGATCGCGAGGCAAAGATTTCCGAGGCAGGGCTCAACATTTTTCGCCTCAGATCTAAGCACGTCTACATAGACCTTCTCACCGATTCGGGAACCGGCGCGCTCAGTCAGGAGCAGCTTTCACAGATGATGATAGGGGATGAATCGTATGCTGGATCCGAGTCCTTCTTCAGGCTGGAGAAGGCGATCCGCGACATCATGCATCTTCCTTACGTGATCCCGGTCCATCAGGGGCGTGCGGCAGAACAGGTTCTTGATTTCACTCTTGTAAGGGAAGGGCAGGTCGTCCCCGGCAACACGCATTTCGACACGACCAAGGCGCATATCGAATTCCGCGGAGGGCGAACTATAGATTGCACTATCGCGGAGGGGCGCGATTCGACGGTGATGTATCCGTTCAAGGGGAATATAGATATGAATCTCCTCGAGCATGCGTACAAAAAGTATGGCCGTGAAAAGATATCGTATGTTCTCATAACGGTCACGTGCAATTCCGGCGGGGGGCAGCCGGTCTCGATGGAAAATATCAGGCAGGTTTCGAGCTTCTGCGCCGAGAAAGGGCTGCGCCTCTTCTTTGACGCCGCGCGTTTCGCGGAAAACGCCTATTTCATACAGCAGCGCGAACCGGGCTACGCCGACAAATCTATAAAGGGAATCGTGCGCGAGATGTTTTCATATGTCGAAGGATGTACGATGTCGGCGAAGAAGGACGGCCTCGTTCCGATCGGCGGTTTCCTCGCCCTGCGCGATGAGAAACTCTATGAAGAGATGAAGCCCACGGACATCCTCTTCGAGGGTTTCTACACCTACGGCGGAATGAGCGGCATGAACATGGATGCGATGGCGCAGGGGCTTTGCGAGGTCGTAGAGGAAAGTTATCTAGCGCACCGCATAGGTCAGACATCATATCTCGGCGAAGAGCTTACTAAGAGGGACGTTCCGATAGTGAGGCCTGTCGGAGGTCACGCTGTATTTATCGATGGGAGAAGATTTTTCCCGAACGTTCCAGAAAGCGAATTTCCCGCGCAGCTTCTCGTTGTGGAGCTATATCGCGAAGGCGGAGTGAGGGCGGTAGAGGTCGGCTCATGCCTCGCTGGTCGCGATCCCGATAGCGGAGATAACATCCGTCCAGCCCTTGATCTATGCAGACTTACGATCCCGAGGCGCGTTTACACCGAGGAGCATTTCGATTACGTAGCCGACGTCGTTGACGAGGTTTTCAAGAAACAGCGAAGCAGAAAGCGCGGCCTCGGATTCGATGTGGAGACCAAGGGAATTCGCCACTTCACGTCGACGTTTAAGGAGTTGTAA
- a CDS encoding RNHCP domain-containing protein produces the protein MELETKRFRIINEGFICNNCGARVPPTSGTTPRNHCPFCLWSKHLDINPGDRASECRGMMRPIGINTDSKKEYVIVHECVKCGIKMRSKSIRNDGNESDDFAVILELSTHPVK, from the coding sequence ATGGAGTTGGAAACGAAGAGATTCAGAATCATCAATGAGGGCTTTATCTGCAACAACTGCGGCGCCAGAGTCCCTCCGACATCCGGCACGACCCCAAGAAATCACTGTCCTTTCTGCCTGTGGTCGAAGCACCTCGACATAAATCCCGGAGACAGGGCAAGCGAATGCCGCGGAATGATGCGCCCGATCGGAATCAACACGGACTCAAAAAAGGAATATGTCATAGTTCACGAATGTGTGAAATGCGGCATAAAAATGAGATCGAAAAGCATACGAAACGACGGAAATGAATCCGATGATTTCGCTGTAATTCTGGAACTCTCGACTCATCCAGTCAAATAG
- a CDS encoding Fic family protein, protein MLQPKYSVSDKLLNNIKTIAVICSELNNQAFAKTILSSFEAKANSLSAYSSTSIEGNPIPLTDVKRLIKSKPEKIRDTEREVLNYNSAFEYLKNEIAGGQISISEKLICTIQKKITEGLIEKHRCGKFRTEPVFVNDPRTGKPAYLPPDHQDVGKLMKELLDFVKQKRGKIDALILAGIFHKEFVIIHPFVDGNGRTARLITKALLADMGLNTFNLFSFENYYNRNVTKYFVKVGALGNFYDIGNDLDLTEWLEYFTDGIIDELLRVKKELSAETISPKTKLFPHHNKILDFIDRNGFITDRDYSKLTKRAKATRALDFKKLMELGLIKRFGKGRAIHYKKKTR, encoded by the coding sequence ATGTTACAGCCCAAGTATAGCGTTTCTGATAAATTACTTAATAATATCAAGACTATAGCAGTGATATGCTCAGAGCTTAATAATCAGGCATTTGCCAAAACAATACTATCTAGTTTTGAGGCAAAGGCTAATTCCCTCTCTGCATATTCATCCACGAGCATTGAAGGAAATCCAATCCCCCTTACGGATGTCAAAAGACTTATTAAATCAAAACCGGAAAAGATCAGAGATACCGAGCGGGAGGTGCTGAACTATAACAGCGCCTTTGAATACCTTAAAAATGAAATTGCTGGCGGTCAAATATCCATAAGTGAAAAACTGATCTGCACTATCCAAAAGAAAATTACCGAAGGGCTGATCGAAAAGCACAGATGTGGAAAATTCAGAACTGAACCTGTTTTCGTAAACGACCCCAGAACGGGAAAGCCGGCATATCTCCCTCCCGACCATCAAGATGTTGGCAAGCTGATGAAAGAATTATTAGATTTTGTAAAGCAAAAGCGTGGCAAGATCGATGCGCTCATTCTGGCCGGAATTTTTCACAAGGAATTTGTGATCATTCATCCGTTTGTAGATGGTAATGGTAGAACTGCAAGACTAATCACAAAAGCACTTCTTGCAGATATGGGGTTGAACACATTCAATCTCTTCAGCTTCGAAAATTATTACAACAGAAATGTCACCAAATATTTTGTAAAGGTTGGAGCGCTTGGTAACTTTTACGATATTGGAAACGACCTTGATCTTACAGAATGGCTGGAATATTTTACCGATGGAATAATAGATGAGTTGTTGCGCGTTAAAAAGGAGCTCTCTGCCGAAACTATTTCACCTAAAACCAAACTATTTCCCCATCACAACAAGATTCTCGATTTTATAGATCGCAACGGATTCATAACGGATAGGGACTATTCAAAGCTGACCAAGCGTGCAAAGGCAACCAGAGCTTTGGATTTTAAAAAGTTGATGGAACTTGGACTTATTAAACGCTTTGGCAAAGGACGAGCGATTCATTACAAGAAAAAGACAAGATGA
- a CDS encoding AAA family ATPase, protein MPARKIPASELRWSPPKSMLNKFKNPLKIQPTEAIVGQRKATDALDVGLKLYKRGYNIYVAGIAGTGRMTTIRRALQKVCKEASCRPEGRIVPPDRCYVYNFIDASQPILLTFPRGQGRVFKDDINEFIRFLRTEIPKVLESQNVSKEREMIVERYQRQEKKIFEEFAESLKREGFALIQVQEGGYIAPSVFPIIGNEAVSVDYLDVLVKEEKLDAAERDKKVKRHRELMADLKRVLASAKGVGKEMHQSLERLVERAASTVLDSAMDDLLVRYKDEKVKKYLLRVKNHILKNIENFSGKKENEKHQEGILVIGGGSRQPEDPFWYYEVNLLYDTSSVPSEHGDAPIVEEHNPSYINLFGAIEYNVGSGGFWSTDFRHIKAGSLLRADGGYIIVNAMDLLRRPLVWDQLKRVLKTEQLSIQQPESYFQIAPLTLKPEPIDLSVKVIMIGPSWLYNVLYHYEEDFPKTFKVLSDFGTTMPLDDNAAINYAAVLRAVCERGKIRHFDQEGLVAMLEHGIEEAGQRDRISTRFAYITDVLREADFFASQDGKSKIGRKHVEQAIDSKRDRHSLTEERVQRMIDEGVLLIDCKGKRVGQVNGLSVYQMGHVSFGKPSRVTATTSVGTGGIVNVEREAKLSGPIHDKGVLIINGYLRQKYAQREPLNLSASICFEQSYGGVDGDSASSTEIYAILSSLSGLPIRQDIAVTGSVNQLGDIQPIGGANEKIEGFFDVCKAKGLTGKQGVMIPAQNERHLMLRRDIVTAVKKGKFHIYSIRDIDEGLELLLGKSAGKMRSDGSYPPETVHGMVAKRIAKMNEVLATMGGGKAPGKNSEKKDTEKKNKAKKKTKKRGR, encoded by the coding sequence ATGCCTGCCAGAAAAATTCCGGCATCGGAACTGAGATGGAGTCCGCCAAAGTCGATGCTCAATAAGTTCAAAAATCCGCTAAAAATACAGCCCACCGAAGCTATTGTAGGACAGCGAAAGGCCACCGACGCGCTGGACGTGGGGCTCAAGCTCTACAAGAGGGGTTACAACATCTATGTGGCCGGCATAGCTGGCACCGGCAGGATGACGACCATCCGGAGGGCGCTCCAAAAAGTCTGCAAGGAGGCATCATGCCGTCCGGAGGGAAGGATCGTTCCCCCCGACAGATGTTACGTTTACAATTTTATCGATGCGTCGCAGCCGATACTGCTTACCTTCCCGAGGGGTCAGGGGCGCGTCTTCAAAGACGACATAAACGAGTTTATAAGGTTCCTCAGGACGGAGATACCGAAGGTCCTCGAGTCGCAAAACGTCTCTAAAGAACGCGAGATGATCGTGGAGAGGTACCAGCGCCAGGAGAAGAAAATTTTCGAGGAATTCGCTGAAAGCCTGAAGAGGGAAGGCTTCGCCCTCATACAGGTTCAGGAGGGCGGATATATAGCGCCGAGCGTTTTTCCGATCATAGGCAACGAAGCGGTCTCGGTCGATTATCTGGACGTACTCGTCAAAGAGGAAAAGCTGGACGCCGCGGAACGCGACAAGAAGGTGAAGCGACACCGCGAACTGATGGCCGACCTGAAAAGGGTCCTCGCTAGCGCAAAGGGAGTGGGCAAGGAGATGCACCAGTCCCTTGAAAGGCTCGTGGAAAGAGCCGCCTCGACAGTTCTCGACAGCGCCATGGACGACCTTCTCGTCAGATACAAAGATGAAAAGGTGAAAAAATATCTCCTGCGCGTAAAAAATCACATCCTCAAGAATATAGAGAACTTCTCGGGTAAGAAGGAAAATGAAAAACATCAGGAGGGAATACTGGTAATAGGCGGCGGATCGCGCCAGCCGGAGGACCCCTTCTGGTACTATGAAGTCAACCTCCTCTACGACACCTCTTCCGTCCCTTCCGAACATGGTGACGCCCCGATAGTTGAAGAGCATAACCCCAGCTACATAAATCTTTTCGGAGCCATCGAATACAACGTGGGATCGGGAGGATTCTGGAGCACCGACTTTCGGCATATCAAAGCAGGTTCGCTTCTCAGGGCGGACGGCGGATACATAATAGTCAACGCGATGGATCTTCTTCGCAGGCCTCTCGTATGGGATCAGCTCAAGAGGGTGCTCAAGACCGAGCAGCTCTCCATCCAGCAGCCAGAAAGCTATTTTCAGATAGCCCCCCTCACGCTGAAGCCCGAACCGATAGACCTCAGCGTGAAGGTGATCATGATCGGTCCGTCGTGGCTATACAATGTCCTCTACCACTATGAAGAGGATTTCCCAAAAACGTTCAAGGTGCTTTCCGACTTCGGAACTACTATGCCGCTCGATGACAACGCGGCGATCAACTACGCGGCCGTTCTTCGCGCCGTTTGCGAACGCGGCAAAATCAGGCATTTCGACCAGGAAGGGCTGGTCGCCATGCTGGAACACGGAATCGAGGAGGCAGGACAGCGCGACCGCATATCGACGCGCTTCGCGTATATCACCGACGTCCTTCGCGAAGCGGATTTCTTCGCATCGCAAGATGGAAAATCTAAGATAGGCAGAAAGCACGTCGAACAGGCGATAGACAGCAAGAGGGATCGTCACAGCCTGACCGAAGAGAGAGTACAGCGCATGATAGACGAGGGAGTGCTATTGATAGACTGCAAGGGAAAACGCGTAGGTCAGGTCAACGGTCTTTCGGTCTATCAGATGGGGCATGTCTCATTCGGAAAGCCGTCGCGCGTAACCGCAACCACTTCGGTTGGAACGGGCGGTATAGTAAACGTAGAGCGCGAAGCGAAGTTATCCGGGCCAATACACGACAAGGGAGTCCTTATCATCAATGGATATCTCCGCCAGAAATATGCGCAGCGCGAACCGCTAAACCTTTCCGCATCGATCTGTTTCGAACAGTCCTACGGCGGCGTGGACGGCGACTCGGCATCTTCAACTGAAATATACGCGATCCTCTCATCGCTTTCCGGACTTCCCATAAGGCAGGATATCGCCGTAACGGGATCCGTGAATCAGCTCGGCGACATTCAGCCGATCGGCGGAGCCAATGAAAAAATAGAGGGGTTCTTCGACGTCTGCAAGGCCAAGGGGCTTACCGGCAAACAGGGCGTGATGATTCCGGCGCAGAACGAAAGGCATCTGATGCTGAGGCGCGATATCGTCACAGCGGTCAAGAAGGGAAAGTTTCACATCTATTCGATAAGGGATATAGACGAAGGGCTTGAACTTCTCCTCGGAAAATCGGCCGGCAAGATGCGCTCAGACGGCAGCTATCCTCCCGAGACGGTTCACGGCATGGTGGCCAAGCGCATCGCTAAGATGAACGAAGTTCTCGCCACGATGGGAGGCGGCAAGGCCCCGGGCAAAAACAGCGAGAAGAAAGACACTGAAAAGAAAAATAAAGCGAAGAAAAAAACCAAAAAGCGCGGCAGGTAA
- the cdd gene encoding cytidine deaminase, producing MSMTDKELIKIATEARKKAYAPYSKFKVGAALLCSDGRVFTGCNVENATYGATCCAERTAIFKAVSEGAREFLKIAVVTGSSHIDSPCGICRQVLFEFTPDLRVIMANTKGKSAGYTIKKLLPAAFSLKK from the coding sequence ATGTCAATGACCGACAAAGAGCTCATAAAAATCGCGACGGAGGCGAGAAAAAAGGCGTATGCGCCGTACTCAAAATTCAAGGTGGGAGCGGCACTTCTTTGTAGCGATGGCCGGGTTTTTACCGGCTGCAACGTCGAAAATGCCACGTATGGCGCCACCTGCTGCGCCGAGCGCACCGCCATATTCAAGGCCGTCTCGGAAGGGGCGCGCGAATTCCTTAAAATAGCGGTGGTGACAGGGAGTTCGCATATCGATTCGCCGTGCGGGATATGCCGGCAGGTCCTTTTTGAATTCACCCCCGACCTCAGGGTCATAATGGCAAATACTAAAGGAAAATCAGCAGGTTACACCATTAAAAAGCTCCTCCCCGCCGCATTTTCACTGAAAAAATAG